The following proteins come from a genomic window of Candidatus Eremiobacteraceae bacterium:
- a CDS encoding chemotaxis protein CheX, producing MTEDDLKVFVHGAARFFSKISPTPAQVGTPFVRDESDQVMSDFSAVIGISGNQRGCVYYTAPRDMVQALADIFGEPDLSDDICADFVGEIANTISGNARQELGPGFLISVPVVIRGRAQDVRFPDDAPAFVIPINWTGHRSTLIICLKEEPQRRSARSQ from the coding sequence ATGACCGAGGACGACCTCAAGGTGTTCGTCCACGGCGCCGCTCGATTCTTCAGCAAGATCTCGCCGACACCGGCGCAGGTCGGTACGCCGTTCGTGCGCGATGAGTCGGATCAGGTGATGTCCGATTTCTCAGCGGTCATCGGCATCTCCGGCAATCAGCGCGGCTGCGTCTATTACACCGCCCCGCGCGACATGGTGCAGGCGCTGGCCGATATCTTCGGCGAGCCCGATCTATCGGATGACATCTGCGCCGATTTCGTCGGCGAGATCGCCAACACGATCTCGGGCAACGCGCGCCAGGAGCTCGGCCCCGGCTTTTTGATCTCGGTCCCGGTCGTCATCCGCGGCCGCGCGCAAGACGTCCGTTTTCCAGATGACGCGCCGGCCTTCGTGATCCCGATCAACTGGACCGGGCATCGCTCGACGCTGATCATCTGCCTCAAAGAAGAACCGCAGCGGCGGAGCGCGCGCAGCCAATGA
- a CDS encoding response regulator: MKLLIVDDSNVIRRAIARQVGESTYEVRSAGNGSEALKVFDEFTPEIVTMDITMPELDGLSCVEAILGRNPDTKILVISALADKATAVEAIKRGAQGFLLKPFTAEMLHTELAELLTE, from the coding sequence ATGAAGCTGCTGATCGTCGACGATTCCAATGTCATCCGCCGGGCAATCGCTCGCCAGGTGGGAGAATCGACGTACGAGGTCCGCTCGGCCGGCAACGGCTCGGAGGCGCTCAAAGTCTTCGACGAGTTCACGCCGGAGATCGTCACCATGGACATCACGATGCCCGAACTGGACGGGCTGTCATGCGTCGAGGCGATCCTCGGCAGGAACCCTGATACCAAGATCCTGGTCATCTCCGCGCTCGCCGACAAGGCGACCGCGGTGGAGGCCATCAAACGGGGAGCACAAGGATTCTTACTCAAACCGTTCACAGCGGAGATGCTGCACACCGAGCTGGCCGAACTCCTCACGGAGTAG
- a CDS encoding ATP-binding protein, giving the protein MRYVSHAPREAPSSQVWMTIGLVVCVLLFTGALFGTVLANAAITLRSQSTIKLVDVAARQSDLVQRMTKDLLETQLTQRSNQAPLPSTLGDLADSAATFDATLKALQNGGTTTDLAGEPLAVAPLRGEAETAALSQAQSAWTPLKQKIAAIAVGPVTPAVVDDAAAYASANEKQMSNMMSDVALSIERSATQGAKDLIFTRNLLIGLAVLCVVAIVVILFTRVTEGQNQIRVYASSLELRNDELAESSAALAAAKHGTDLIMETVRQGLLLIGPDYRIEAQYSRELEDIFHMKELAGFNFLNILQRILTERMFNTTRDYLALLFDPKKKERAVLRVNPLDEVEVNFPNPEGGFISKYLAFSFRRIVQDREITRVFIAVTDVTERVQLERQLRESEHKKERQFELLLGILHVEPRMLDEFIAGAQARTREMNDALKAQDFAAASLGQMEQLRQRLDVVFRCVHNIKGNAALLSLEYFQKTCDAFEQKIVELRNRPALGGDDFLSIVIAESDLRADLAELQDLREKLTGIQRVYPGPVAAAPAFGNAVAPAADDVVDAVRALAHSLALKLGKDVRVQADGFDTRPLEPELRRAVRDVLVQLTRNSLAHGVESPSVREAAGKLKVATIEIRPLPGMTAGSFGFAYRDDGRGLDPLTIRERAVELGLISSDEAVKTDESQVARFIFAPGFTTSNGATTDAGRGIGMDVVKHLVVDECGGEIGVSSDPGRYCEFTFVLPRAPAPVPVPVA; this is encoded by the coding sequence ATGAGATACGTATCGCACGCACCGAGAGAAGCGCCGTCGTCACAGGTATGGATGACGATCGGCCTCGTCGTTTGCGTGCTACTGTTCACCGGCGCGCTATTCGGCACCGTGCTCGCCAACGCGGCGATCACGTTGCGCTCGCAATCCACCATCAAACTCGTCGACGTGGCCGCGCGGCAAAGCGATCTCGTCCAGCGCATGACCAAGGACTTGCTCGAAACGCAATTGACGCAGCGGTCCAACCAAGCGCCGCTGCCGTCGACCCTCGGCGACCTGGCCGATTCGGCCGCGACCTTCGATGCGACGCTCAAAGCGCTGCAGAACGGCGGCACCACGACCGATCTTGCCGGCGAGCCCCTGGCTGTGGCTCCGCTGCGCGGCGAGGCGGAGACCGCCGCGCTTTCGCAAGCGCAAAGCGCCTGGACGCCCCTCAAGCAGAAGATCGCGGCGATCGCCGTCGGCCCGGTCACGCCGGCCGTCGTGGACGACGCCGCCGCGTACGCAAGCGCGAACGAGAAGCAGATGTCGAACATGATGAGCGACGTCGCGCTGTCGATCGAACGCAGCGCGACGCAGGGCGCCAAAGATCTGATCTTCACGCGCAACCTGTTGATCGGCCTCGCCGTGCTGTGCGTGGTCGCGATCGTCGTCATCTTGTTCACGCGCGTCACCGAGGGCCAGAATCAGATCCGGGTGTACGCAAGTTCGCTCGAGCTGCGCAACGATGAGCTCGCCGAGAGCTCGGCGGCGTTGGCGGCCGCGAAGCATGGCACGGACCTCATCATGGAGACGGTGCGGCAGGGCCTGCTGCTCATCGGTCCGGATTATCGCATCGAGGCGCAGTACTCGCGCGAACTCGAAGACATCTTCCATATGAAGGAGCTTGCGGGTTTCAACTTCTTGAACATACTCCAGCGCATCTTGACGGAGCGGATGTTCAACACCACGCGCGATTACCTCGCGCTGCTCTTCGATCCCAAAAAGAAAGAGCGCGCGGTGCTGCGCGTCAACCCGCTCGACGAGGTCGAGGTGAATTTCCCCAACCCCGAGGGCGGCTTCATCTCCAAGTATCTCGCGTTCTCGTTCCGGCGCATCGTCCAGGATCGTGAGATCACCCGCGTCTTCATCGCCGTGACCGACGTGACCGAGCGCGTGCAGCTCGAGCGCCAGCTGCGCGAGTCCGAACACAAGAAGGAGCGGCAGTTCGAGCTGCTGCTCGGCATCTTGCACGTCGAGCCGCGCATGCTCGACGAGTTCATCGCGGGCGCGCAGGCCCGTACGCGCGAGATGAACGACGCGCTGAAGGCACAGGATTTCGCGGCGGCTTCGCTCGGTCAGATGGAGCAGCTGCGCCAGCGCCTCGACGTCGTCTTCCGCTGCGTCCACAACATCAAAGGCAACGCGGCCTTGCTCAGCCTCGAATACTTCCAGAAGACGTGCGACGCGTTCGAGCAGAAGATCGTCGAACTGCGCAACCGGCCGGCGCTGGGCGGCGACGACTTCCTGTCGATCGTCATCGCCGAATCCGACCTGCGCGCCGATCTGGCTGAGCTCCAGGATCTGCGCGAGAAGCTCACCGGCATCCAGCGTGTCTACCCAGGCCCGGTCGCGGCTGCGCCGGCCTTCGGCAACGCCGTCGCGCCCGCCGCGGACGACGTCGTCGATGCCGTGCGCGCGCTGGCGCATTCCCTCGCGCTCAAACTCGGTAAGGACGTCCGCGTCCAGGCCGATGGCTTCGACACGCGCCCGCTCGAGCCGGAGCTGCGCCGGGCCGTCAGAGACGTGCTCGTGCAGTTGACGCGCAATTCGCTGGCACACGGCGTCGAGTCGCCATCCGTACGCGAAGCCGCAGGCAAGTTGAAAGTCGCGACGATCGAGATCCGGCCGCTGCCCGGCATGACGGCGGGTTCGTTCGGATTCGCCTACCGCGATGACGGCCGCGGGCTGGATCCGCTCACCATCCGTGAACGTGCGGTCGAACTGGGTCTGATCTCGAGCGACGAGGCCGTCAAGACCGATGAGAGCCAGGTCGCGCGTTTCATCTTCGCGCCCGGCTTCACCACCAGCAACGGCGCGACGACCGATGCCGGCCGCGGCATCGGCATGGACGTGGTCAAACATCTGGTGGTCGACGAGTGCGGTGGCGAGATCGGGGTGAGTTCCGACCCAGGCCGCTACTGCGAGTTCACCTTCGTCCTGCCACGTGCGCCGGCTCCGGTGCCGGTTCCGGTCGCGTGA